From Plasmodium relictum strain SGS1 genome assembly, chromosome: 8, the proteins below share one genomic window:
- the YVH1 gene encoding dual specificity protein phosphatase, putative, with the protein MIVKVFDNIFIGNVYDAIDIYQLINLNIGGVLTCFGYKSIDWCYHEIDDEHKIFYKDKFINCRNELKRSCLLPLEEENNKLNVNFEEKTGDIKINDNIIENDKNLHQTDDSNIYCRSSPHYDYIIVPKEIINQKHDNNAIKDYVKAMLDLNCNSFIDYINYPRSEIINPKNNSEDCLNKKNEYENESEVMKEGEIYKDKLKICKSSDEENILANKNNTDNISKVVDILKGKNDKTNSLIGNVSSDDLKNKIIDSKSEGNIQNVCELNKCLRQNNKISLNNIYKMKHLYLNILDTFDENILDHISKAHSFIDSVIEQKKNVLVHCMAGISRCSSIILSYVSKKNKKGISKNLSLLKNKYPFAQPNENFYRQLLLYEKMNYTLDGCTEYHSAYKKIKYNKQFLEELKFFNLKNEKDPTYKFQCKFCRYTLFNDNDIIKHDLDKYKIKKNYGNSCTNIFIEKKEWLLTENRMKGVLYCPNANCNIKLGKWSWTGICCSCGYLQIPAFMINISNVDRMNINKEN; encoded by the exons atGATAGTCAAAGTTtttgataatatatttattggtAATGTATATGATGCTATTGATATTTAtcaattaattaatttaaatattggGGGTGTTCTGACATGTTTTGGTTATAAAAGTATTGATTGGTGTTATCATGAAATTGATGATgaacataaaattttttataaggataaatttataaattgcagaaatgaattaaaaagaagTTGCCTTCTCCCCTTGGAAgaggaaaataataaattaaatgttaattttgaagaaaaaacaggagatataaaaataaatgataatattataGAAAATGACAAAAACTTACATCAAACAGATGATTCTAATATATACTGTAGATCTTCACCACACTATGATTATATAATAGTCcctaaagaaataataaatcaaaaacaCGATAATAATGCAATTAAAGATTATGTAAAAGCAATGCTTGATTTAAACTGTAATTCTTTTAtagattatataaattatccAAGAagtgaaataataaatcCTAAAAATAATTCTGAAGATTgtttaaataagaaaaatgaatatgaaaATGAGAGTGAGGTAATGAAAGAAggtgaaatatataaagataaattgaaaatatgtaaaagtagcgatgaagaaaatatattagcaaataaaaataacacagataatatatcaaaagttgtagatattttaaaaggaaaaaatgaCAAAACTAATTCTTTAATCGGAAATGTGAGTAGtgatgatttaaaaaataaaataatagattCAAAATCAGAAGGTAATATACAAAATGTTtgtgaattaaataaatgtttAAGACAAAACAAcaaaatttctttaaataatatatataaaatgaaacatttatatttaaatatacttGATACATTTGATGAAAATATACTTGACCATATAAGTAAAGCTCATTCATTTATTGATAGTGTAattgaacaaaaaaaaaatgttttagtTCATTGCATGGCTGGAATCTCTCGTTGTTCTTCTATTATTTTGTCATATGTTTCTAAAAAGAATAAGAAAGGGATTAGTAAAAATCtatcattattaaaaaataaatatccaTTTGCACAACcgaatgaaaatttttatcgTCAACTGCTTctttatgaaaaaatgaattatactTTAGat GGATGTACTGAATATCATAGTGcatataaaaagataaaatataataaacaaTTTCTTGAGgagttaaaattttttaatttaaaaaatgaaaaagatccAACATACAAATTTCAATGCAA atttTGTAGATATACACtttttaatgataatgaCATTATTAAGCATGAtttagataaatataaaataaagaaaaat TATGGTAATTCATGcactaatatttttatcgaaaaaaaagaatggcTATTGACAGAAAACAGAATGAAAGGAGTACTATATTGCCCAAATGctaat tgtaatataaaattaggtAAATGGTCATGGACTGGAATATGTTGCTCATGTGGTTATTTGCAAATTCCTGCTTTTAtg ATAAATATATCAAATGTTGATCGTATGAATATTAATAAGGAAAACTAG
- the SF3B1 gene encoding splicing factor 3B subunit 1, putative, with amino-acid sequence MGTNRNEFDRKDLYKNLNQNVEKLSGGDITYVKEIDTTLNDDYPDNLLNNTNKSNINISKLKNEIIENDLLNNDINDVSLGLVKDKTIKKRENEFQKKKYDYILSPERIDPFSEKSPSPGERTYTDIMLEINNEGRKSKIMNKTSTNETKKRKLRWDNNESTTNEISENKNINNKMNENEEKNKINESNKKESVKTKWDYVDEESNLNFGNIPTPAPNKWVDTPFILNEGNIKKKKISRWDKIGNSENVNNDLKTPKVLALDTNNNINIINTPYVPNNTNMYTPLTPGISSLQTDTFIKMKIKNEMDIRNRPLTDEDLNELLPSEGYEIVKPPEEYETIRKNKLKALFKNISNTPLLNNNSVLFNENGLSTNINNLAIQENKENDLLATPYNMQSTFINTPFYDIPTANNTLKEEEANYIMQNKQLEINNPQLLNELKYIQLKNEDYIYFNKLFQNVNEEDLSQDELKERKFMLLLLKIKNGTPSIRRTALRTITEKAKELGPNTLFNLILPLMMQNTLEDQERHLLVKVIDRILFKLDDLVRPYVHKILVVIEPLLIDEDYYARVEGREIISNLAKAAGLATMIGIMRPDIDHPDEYVRNTTARAFAVVASALGIPSLILFLKAVCQSKKNWEARHTGIKIVQQIAILMGCAVLPHLKQLVNIIAHGLHDEQQKVRTITALALAALAEASAPYGIEAFDSVLRPLWKGITEYRGKVLAAFLKAIGLIIPLMDSYHANYYTREVMIILINEFNSPDEEMKKIVLKCVKQCIQTEGIEKDYINQEIVNPFFEKFWVMRNCNDKKNFTLIVETTVEIANKIGGAVVISRIVDDLKDPSEQYRKMVMQTIQNIINNLGVDDIDQKLEEQLIDGILYAFQEQVSDDYYVLLNAFDVIVNKLKLRMKPYLPQIAGIIRWRLNTPLPKIRQQSADLISRIAMLIKICDEQQMLGHLALYLYEYLGEEYPEVLGNIIRALKSIVVVLGVQNMTPPIKDLLPRITPILKNRHEKVQENVIDLIGIIADKGGDLVSPKEWDRICFDLIELLKSNKKLIRRATIQTFGYIARTIGPFEVLTVLLNNLRVQERQLRVCTTVAIAIVADTCLPYSVLAALMNEYRTQDLNVQNGVLKALSFMFEYIGEIAKDYVYSVVTLLEHALIDRDLVHRQIATWACKHLALGCFGLNREDALIHLLNYVWPNIFETSPHLIQAVIDSIDGFRVALGPAIIFQYLIQGLFHPSRKVREIYWRIYNNVYIGHQDSLVPIYPPFEKLNDSNFSRDELKYTL; translated from the coding sequence ATGGGAACAAATAGAAATGAGTTTGACAGGAAGGATCTATATAAGAATTTAAATCAAAATGTTGAAAAGTTGAGTGGAGGAGATATTACATATGTAAAAGAAATAGATACTACATTAAATGATGACTATCcagataatttattaaataatactaataagagtaatataaatataagtaagttaaaaaatgaaatcaTTGAAAATGATTTgttaaataatgatataaatgatGTAAGTTTAGGTTTAGTAAAAGATAAAACAATAAAGAAAAGAGAGAATGAatttcagaaaaaaaaatatgattataTATTATCCCCAGAAAGAATAGATCCGTTTTCAGAAAAAAGTCCTTCTCCTGGTGAGAGAACATATACTGATATAATgttagaaataaataatgaaggaagaaaaagtaaaataatgaataaaacAAGCACAAATGAAacaaagaaaagaaaattaagaTGGGATAATAATGAAAGTACAACTAATGAAATCagtgaaaataaaaacattaataataaaatgaatgagaatgaagaaaaaaataaaataaatgaaagtaataaaaaagaaagtgTAAAAACTAAATGGGATTATGTAGACGAAGaaagtaatttaaattttggAAATATACCTACCCCAGCCCCTAATAAATGGGTTGATACtccttttatattaaatgaaggaaatataaaaaagaaaaaaatatcaagGTGGGACAAAATCGGGAATTcagaaaatgtaaataatgatttaaaaactCCCAAAGTATTAGCATTAGATACtaataataacataaatatCATAAATACGCCATATGTACCCAATAATACTAATATGTATACCCCTTTAACACCTGGGATAAGCTCATTACAAACAGatacatttattaaaatgaaaataaagaatgaAATGGATATAAGAAATAGACCATTAACCGATGAagatttaaatgaattattacCATCAGAAGGATATGAAATTGTAAAACCACCAGAAGAATATGAAactataagaaaaaataaattgaaagcattatttaaaaatataagtaatactccgttattaaataataatagtgtTTTATTCAATGAAAATGGTTTAAgtacaaatataaataatttagcaattcaagaaaataaagaaaatgatttattaGCAACACCATATAATATGCAAAGTACTTTTATTAATACCccattttatgatattccaACAGCAAATAATACCCTAAAAGAAGAAGAGGCAAATTATATTATGCAAAATAAGCAATTAGAAATAAACAATCCTCAgttattaaatgaattaaaatatattcaattaaaaaatgaagattatatatattttaataaattatttcaaaatgtTAATGAAGAGGATTTATCTCAAgatgaattaaaagaaagaaaatttatgttacttttattaaaaataaaaaatggaaCTCCCTCTATAAGGAGAACTGCTCTAAGAACTATAACAGAAAAAGCAAAAGAATTAGGACCAAATACTCTGTTCAATTTAATACTGCCATTAATGATGCAAAATACATTAGAAGACCAAGAGAGGCATTTATTAGTAAAAGTTATTGAtagaatattatttaaattagatGATTTAGTAAGACCATATGTTCACAAAATATTAGTTGTTATTGAGCCTTTATTAATAGATGAAGATTATTATGCAAGAGTAGAAGGAAGAGAAATTATCAGTAATTTAGCAAAGGCAGCAGGATTAGCTACAATGATAGGTATAATGAGGCCTGATATTGATCATCCTGATGAATATGTCAGAAACACAACAGCTAGGGCATTTGCTGTTGTTGCATCTGCTCTTGGTATCCCATccttaatattatttttaaaggcAGTTTGTCAGTCAAAAAAAAACTGGGAAGCTAGGCATACAGGGATTAAAATAGTTCAACAAATAGCTATATTAATGGGATGTGCTGTATTACCACACTTAAAGCAACTAGTGAATATAATTGCTCATGGATTACATGATGAACAACAAAAAGTTAGAACAATCACTGCTTTAGCATTAGCTGCATTAGCTGAAGCTTCAGCCCCATATGGAATAGAAGCATTTGATTCAGTGCTTAGACCCTTATGGAAAGGTATTACTGAATATAGAGGAAAGGTTCTTGCTGCATTTTTAAAAGCTATTGGTTTGATTATACCTCTAATGGATTCATATCATGCTAATTATTATACTAGGGAAGTTATGATAATTCTTATTAATGAATTTAATTCACCAGAcgaagaaatgaaaaaaattgtcTTAAAATGTGTTAAACAATGTATACAAACAGAAGGAATTGAAAAAGATTATATTAATCAAGAAATTGTCAATCccttttttgaaaaattttgGGTTATGAGAAATtgtaatgataaaaaaaattttactttaaTTGTAGAAACTACTGTTGAAATTGCCAACAAAATTGGTGGTGCTGTTGTTATTTCTAGAATTGTTGATGATTTAAAAGATCCATCTGAACAGTATAGAAAAATGGTCATGCAAACCATTCAaaacattattaataatttaggGGTTGATGATATAGATCAAAAATTGGAAGAGCAACTAATTGATGGAATTCTATATGCTTTTCAAGAACAAGTATCAGATGATTACtatgttttattaaatgCATTTGATGTTATAGTTAATAAACTAAAATTAAGAATGAAACCATACTTGCCGCAAATTGCTGGGATAATTCGATGGAGATTGAACACTCCCCTACCTAAAATAAGACAACAAAGCGCGGATCTTATATCAAGAATTGCTATgctaataaaaatttgtgATGAACAGCAAATGCTAGGTCATTTagctttatatttatatgaatatttagGAGAAGAATATCCAGAAGTTTTAGGTAATATAATTAGAGCCCTTAAGTCTATTGTTGTTGTTTTAGGTGTCCAAAATATGACACCTCCAATAAAGGACTTATTACCAAGAATTACtcctatattaaaaaataggCATGAAAAAGTACAGGAAAATGTAATTGATTTAATTGGGATTATTGCGGATAAAGGAGGTGACTTAGTTTCCCCCAAAGAATGGGATAGAATATGTTTTGATTTaattgaattattaaaatccaataaaaaattaattagaaGAGCAACAATTCAAACATTTGGTTATATAGCACGCACTATTGGACCATTTGAAGTTTTAACTGTTTTATTAAACAATTTAAGAGTTCAAGAAAGGCAATTAAGAGTTTGTACTACAGTGGCAATAGCAATAGTTGCAGATACATGCTTACCTTATTCTGTACTTGCAGCATTGATGAACGAATATAGAACACAAGATCTTAATGTTCAAAATGGAGTATTAAAAGCTTTATCTTTTATGTTTGAATACATAGGAGAGATTGCAAAAGATTACGTGTATTCAGTTGTAACATTACTAGAACATGCTTTAATTGATAGAGATTTAGTACACAGACAAATAGCCACTTGGGCATGTAAACATTTAGCTTTGGGTTGTTTTGGTTTAAATAGGGAAGATGCATTAatacatttattaaattacgTATGGCCAAATATCTTTGAAACGTCACCTCATCTTATTCAAGCAGTTATTGATTCAATAGATGGTTTTAGAGTTGCATTAGGACCTGCTAtcatttttcaatatttaatTCAAGGTTTATTTCATCCATCAAGAAAAGTTAGAGAAATTTATTGGAGAATTTATAACAATGTTTACATAGGCCATCAAGATAGTTTAGTACCTATTTATCCACCATTCGAAAAACTAAATGATAGTAATTTCTCCAGAGATGAATTAAAATACACATTATAG
- the ARK2 gene encoding serine/threonine protein kinase, putative, whose product MDKKNVKITNYEKIEDTQKNKIKNYIIEDIKINRNARLHQNETISNNEKKNKLYNSNNINIIRGNINVEYNKNSLSNKMINLTQNKILNDFSKNESNVKNSSGEKNAKYNMVMKNKSKILNDNSQSSKVNYSDNNNEHLLYNKNENTEKHYCVSGNTNIMLSCDHITYKNDLNLKETNNYFDLNRKRKMDVEEKLSSKTNIHNNKIKKYDYINPSICKNPNIFLNSSEMSKFTNNKNIKNNNNDFLEKMGALQNNLDKVKIGELSKEIFSLSNRSLSNDKKNEENAESNNIISNIKRQGNNKTCNKNKSKKTETKYTDNTVQSYNNIKSNNLKYIKNVYDYDDGKCIENKNKENNNNENINNECSSKENNNNENNFLPLNIHEKNEENIELNKNFINEEKWNFKEKINMNESKNIVHDYYLENKNRFKKSNELIVDKFSENTINDSICSTLNINNKNDSHRRKGYIQDLEVAGGDNEILKKKNGNKEINYSNCNFSNSVEDNDNSQKSHYINNIIDQNKKDSIHGLNDNNNVNNHIKSKEKFIIDSYNSCNGNPIVDEKKTSEKVSVNILDISNSNNLTEQNKFEGINYNKGTLINCMKQENENTSIYIENSYNTNKKYSKGIMNINKDKGCISMNDLNYRNNRINNKEIDGNTNNNFKQYSGIYYGNSINEKDNDSSHFNLNNEESNKCISMGTIKNFNRSNDICNSNNEYKSCIYNKINFNRNEDKNKLSKMIPKEENINCSTNTENISKEKKNYRNINLFNEIQHKYKKKLKEDLNLLKSENMNKDIQVIDICSNKELTTIESRNIKFLKVEKNSNNANIENEEGLLKKGVIIRNKQNSNANYDKNNFDDRNDKKKLIVDKCKNSSSIICSNTNLVLNKKINSELKTIKKNFKANNKSKILSNNKINSCTISNTCSYKTSSSKFSNNKNDKYVYSSSRAKKNNNSSSFIHKFNKKVNDINNITSSLSNVNNVLENNKYANYKNMNNKNYPKNLNVNKDIGIYNKQNLNNFHLEKNKSVYFASNEKEQKKLNNCGNNDKIVKLKNQSIKNIDKTSEEIKNKNLNDNKIINEEIKNENLNDNKIINEEIKNENLNDNKIINEEIKNENLNDNKIYNEEVKNKDILNNGEVKNEKHVDININKKLENNLIKKKVTESEKISNNSISDNSSKSLKGNINLKRRNGTNIKNINRWNITSSTNVKLSNNIDIYKNKKKVNKNNNNNMINKNNTNISYNTEFNKSKHIISTTITTSNNNNNVIRNKYKANIYNKKESHIKRLNIINREKGNYIEARKKNIYDYNNNKCINKNNFKDIINEEMEKYKSSKKYKLKSNSIPPSTQKENNNNKNIFIKNGKQVEYINKKEKINKNIVLKKQSNSCDNTNKSLEKIKRDNSEKKYSNSSSNNEKKEISYFEWLAKEKKKKEEEVERQKKKINDAINEEENLMLQPLSAFNLKQNEKIYEQGDFIVDKHPIGNGRTGLVFKAIIKKENEKVALKVMAKDTILTLNIERQVLKEIIIQASLKHINILQLIAYFEDKTRLFLILELANGGSIRNKMKLKSQPLKEEQVALYVYQIADALSYLHNFNIIHRDLKPDNILIHYSDEYSDNKIYKYGIIKLADFGFSCQLKNKRQKRSTFCGTVDYMPPEIINQMPYDCNVDLWCLGIVIFELLVGFPPFTDDTQERIFNQIKELNFHFPKTVSLTAQELILKLCSRTAEERICAEEVKSHPWIKQFL is encoded by the exons atggataaaaaaaatgtaaaaattacaaattatgaaaaaatagaagatacacaaaaaaataaaattaagaattatattattgaggatattaaaattaatagaaatGCAAGATTACACCAAAATGAGACAATATCaaataatgaaaagaaaaataaattatataattcaaataatataaatataataagaggaaatataaatgtagaatataataaaaattcattaagTAATAAAATGATTAATTTAACacaaaacaaaatattaaatgatttttcaaaaaatgaaagtaatGTTAAAAATAGTTCAGGAGAGAAAAATGCAAAATATAATATGGTTATGAAAAATAAGAgcaaaatattaaatgataattCACAATCCAGTAAAGTTAATTATTCTGATAATAATAACGAAcatcttttatataataaaaatgaaaatacagAAAAACATTATTGTGTTTCAGGAAATACGAATATAATGCTCTCATGTGATCATATtacttataaaaatgatttgaatttaaaagaaaCTAATAATTATTTCGATTTAAATCGTAAGAGAAAAATGGATgtagaagaaaaattaagtaGCAAAACAAAtattcataataataaaattaaaaaatatgattataTTAATCCTAGTATATGTAAAAAtcctaatatatttttaaattctagTGAAATGAGCAAATttactaataataaaaatataaaaaataataataatgattttcTTGAAAAAATGGGAGCACtacaaaataatttagataaaGTTAAAATAGGAGAATTAAGCAAAGAAATATTTAGTTTATCAAATAGATCTTTAtctaatgataaaaaaaatgaggaaAATGCTGaatcaaataatattatatcaaATATAAAGCGTCAGGGTAACAATAAAActtgtaataaaaataaaagtaaaaaaacaGAGACAAAATATACTGATAATACTGTGCAaagttataataatataaaaagtaataatcttaaatatattaaaaatgtatatgaTTATGATGATGGGAAATgcattgaaaataaaaataaagaaaacaataataatgaaaacatTAATAACGAATGTAGTAGTAAAGAGAACAATAATAACGAAAACAATTTTCTTCCTCTTAACAttcatgaaaaaaatgaagaaaacatagaactaaataaaaattttataaatgaagaaaaatggaattttaaagaaaaaattaatatgaatgaaagtaaaaatatagtaCATGATTATTACCTagagaataaaaatagatttaaaaaatcaaatgaaTTAATTGTTGATAAATTTTCTGAAAATACAATAAATGATTCAATATGTTCTACATTAAATATCAACAATAAAAATGACTCTCACAGAAGAAAGGGTTATATCCAAGATCTAGAAGTAGCTGGAGGTGATAAtgaaattttgaaaaaaaaaaatggaaacaaagaaataaattattctAATTGCAATTTTAGCAATTCAGTAGAAGATAATGATAATTCTCAAAAAAGTCATTACATTAATAATATCATtgatcaaaataaaaaagattctATACATGgtttaaatgataataataacgTAAATAATCATATAAAATCAAAAGAGAAATTTATTATAGATTCTTACAATTCTTGTAATGGAAATCCAATAGTcgatgaaaaaaaaactagTGAAAAAGTTTCTGTTAATATTTTAGACATTTCTAATTCTAATAATTTGACCgaacaaaataaatttgaagggataaattataataaggGTACACTTATTAATTGCATGAAacaagaaaatgaaaatacctccatatatattgaaaattcatataacacaaataaaaaatatagcaaaggaattatgaatataaataaagataaaggATGTATCAGCATGaatgatttaaattatagaaataatagaataaataataaagaaatagatggaaatacaaataataatttcaaaCAATATTCTGGAATTTATTATGGTAATtctataaatgaaaaagataatgATAGCTCtcattttaatttgaataatGAAGAATCTAATAAATGCATTTCCATGGGtactattaaaaattttaataggAGTAATGATATATGTAACAgtaataatgaatataaaagttgtatatataataaaattaattttaacagAAATGAGgataaaaataagttaaGTAAAATGATTCCAAAAGAGGAAAATATTAATTGTAGCACTAACACAGAAAATATTTccaaagagaaaaaaaattataggaATATTAATCTATTTAATGAAATACaacataaatataagaaaaaactaaaagaagatttaaatttattaaaaagtgaaaatatgaataaagaTATACAAGTTATTGATATTTGTTCTAATAAGGAGCTAACAACAATAGAAAGTAgaaacataaaatttttaaaagttgAGAAAAATAGTAACAATGCaaatattgaaaatgaagaagggttattaaaaaaaggagTAATTATAAGAAACAAGCAAAATTCTAATGcaaattatgataaaaacaattttGATGAtagaaatgataaaaaaaaacttatagTTGATAAATGCAAAAATTCTTCTTCAATTATTTGTTCTAATACCAATTTAGTTCTTAATAAAAAGATCAATAGTGAATTGAAGactataaagaaaaattttaaggcaaataataaatcaaaaattttatcaaataataaaattaatagcTGTACTATATCGAATACATGTTCATATAAAACCAGTAGCAGCAAATTTagcaataataaaaatgataaatatgTGTATTCTAGCAGTAGAGccaagaaaaataataattctagTTCTTTTATACATaagtttaataaaaaagtaaatgatataaataatattactaGCAGTTTATCAAATGTAAATAATgtattagaaaataataaatatgcaaattataaaaatatgaacaaTAAGAATTATcctaaaaatttaaatgtgAATAAAGATATAGGAATTTACAATAAACAAAACTTAAACAATTTTCacttagaaaaaaataaaagtgttTATTTTGCATCGAAtgaaaaagaacaaaaaaaattaaataattgtgGAAATAATGACAAAATagtaaaattgaaaaatcaAAGTATAAAAAACATCGATAAAACTAgcgaagaaataaaaaataaaaatttaaatgataataaaataattaatgaagaaataaagaatgaaaatttaaatgataataaaataattaatgaagaaataaaaaatgaaaatttaaatgataataaaataattaatgaagaaataaaaaatgaaaatttaaatgataataaaatatataatgaagaagtaaaaaataaagatattttaaataacgGAGAagtgaaaaatgaaaaacatgtagatattaatattaacaaaaaattggaaaataatttaattaagaaaaaagttACTGAAAGtgaaaaaataagtaataaTAGTATTAGTGATAATTCTAGTAAGAGTTTGAAAGGTAATATAAActtaaaaagaagaaatggcacaaatattaaaaatataaatagatGGAATATAACAAGTTCAACTAATGTAAAATTAAGTaataatatagatatatataagaataaaaaaaaagtcaacaaaaataataataataatatgattaataaaaataatacaaatatatcTTATAATActgaatttaataaaagcAAACACATTATTTCTACTACTATTACTACtagtaataataacaataatgtTATAAGAAACAAATATAAAGCAAACATTTATAATAAGAAAGAATCGCACATAAAAAggttaaatataattaatagagaaaaaggaaattatATTGAagcaagaaaaaaaaatatatatgattacaataataataaatgtattaacaaaaacaattttaaagatattataaatgaggaaatggaaaaatataaaagcagtaaaaaatacaaattaaaGAGTAATTCAATACCTCCAAGTActcaaaaagaaaataataataataaaaatatatttataaaaaatggaaaacaAGTAgagtatataaataaaaaggagaaaattaataaaaatattgtacTGAAAAAACAGAGCAATAGTTGTGACAATACTAACAAATccttagaaaaaataaaaagagacAATTccgaaaaaaaatattcgaATAGTTCAtctaataatgaaaaaaaagaaatttcatATTTTGAATGGCTagctaaagaaaaaaaaaaaaaagaggaagAAGTAGAAaggcaaaaaaaaaaaataaatgatgcAATAAATGAGGAAGAAAATTTAATGTTACAACCATTGTCTGCATTTAACTTAaaacaaaatgaaaaaatttatgagCAAGGTGATTTTATAGTAGATAAACATCCCATAGGAAATGGAAGAACAGGATTAGTTTTTAAagctataataaaaaaagaaaatgaaaaagtagCATTAAAAGTAATGGCAAAAGATACTATTTTAACTCTAAATATAGAAAGACAagttttaaaagaaataattattcaAGCTAgtttaaaacatataaatattttgcaGTTAATTGCATATTTTGAAGACAAAACtcgtttatttttaattttagaaTTAGCAAATGGTGGTtctataagaaataaaatgaaattaaaatcaCAACCATTGAAAGAAGAACAAGTAGCATTATATGTTTATCAAATTGCTGATGCTTTATCATATTTACATAATTTCAACATAATTCATCGTGACTTAAAGCCTGACaatatattaattcattattcTGATGAATATTcagataataaaatatacaaatatggaattattaaattagCTGATTTTGGATTCTCTTgtcaattaaaaaataaaagacaAAAAAGAAGTACCTTTTGCGGTACTGTCGATTATATGCCACCTGAAATTATTAACCAAATGCCTTATGACTGTAATGTGGATCTTTGGTGTCTAGGTATAGTTATTTTTGAATTGTTAGTAGGTTTTCCTCCTTTTACTGATGATACtcaa GAGAGAATATTTAATCAAATTAAAGAactaaattttcattttcctaAAACAGTTTCTTTGACGGCTCAAGAActaattttaaaa TTATGCAGTAGAACTGCTGAAGAAAGGATTTGTGCTGAAGAAGTGAAGTCACATCCCTGGataaaacaatttttataa